The nucleotide sequence GCGTATAGGTTTTGAAGAAAATATCATTTTAGGAAAAACATTAGATTTTTGCGAAAACTACAAAGGATCTTTAAATAAAGGCGAGGTGTTGAATAGTTTAAAGAACGTTTTTGAAAAGCCTTCAGAAACATTTGAAACATCAGCTTTTTATCCTTTAGCACAACAAATTGTCGCTTTGCAAAAAGAAATGGATAGCGATACCATTCCGTTAGAGACAAATCCTAAACCTTACGCTGTTTTTGGGAACGATTACATAGAAGAAGGTGCCAGAAAACAAATGGAAACCGCTATGAAACTGCCTGTATCTGTCGCAGGTGCTTTAATGCCCGATGCACATCAAGGTTACGGCTTACCGATTGGCGGAGTCTTGGCAACCAAAAACGCCATTATTCCGTATGGTGTGGGTGTTGATATTGGTTGCAGAATGGCACTTTCGATTTATGATATGGAAGAATCGTTTTTCGAAGAAAATCAATCGAAGTTTAAGCGCGAATTAATTGCACAATCAAATTTTGGTGCAGGAAATGGATTTCGAGGTCAGTACAGATTTGATCACGGAGTTTTAGAAAATCAATTGTTTAATGAAAATCCGCTTTTACAGAATTTAAAAGATAAAGCTTGGGCTCAATTAGGAAGTTCGGGTGGTGGAAACCATTTTGTGGAGTTTGGTATTATTGAATTTGCAGAACGCGATGAACAACTAAACATCGAAAAAGGTAAATATGTAGCTTTATTGACGCATTCAGGTTCTCGCGGTTTTGGCGCTACAATTGCCGGACATTACACCCAGTTGGCTAAAAAGGTTTGTAAACTTCCGCAAGAAGCAAAAAACTTAGCTTATTTCGATTTAAATTCGACTGAAGGTCAGGAATATTGGTTGGCGATGAATTTAGCAGGCGATTACGCATCGGCTTGTCATGAAGTGATCCATCAAAAAATGCAGAAAGCGTTAGGTGTTGAAGTCTTAGCCAAGGTTGAAAATCATCATAATTTTGCTTGGAAAGAACAGTGGAATGGGGAAGAAGTTATTGTTCACCGAAAAGGTGCAACACCTGCAAGCAAAGATGTTATGGGAATTATTCCGGGTTCTATGACAGCACCGGGGTTTTTAGTCCGTGGAAAAGGCGAGCCCGAAGCTATCCAGTCGGCATCGCATGGTGCCGGACGACAAATGAGTAGAACACAGGCAAAAAAAGAAATTTCGAAAACCGATTTTAAAGCTATTTTAAAAGATCATAATGTAACCTTGATTGGTGCCGGTTTAGATGAAGCACCTATGGCTTATAAAGACATTCATCAGGTTATGGAAGCTCAAAAGAGTCTAATTGATGTTGTTGCTACATTTACACCAAAAATGGTTCGTATGGCAGATGATGGAAGTAGCGAGGATTAATTAAACAGTCGGATAATTTCCGACTGTTTTTAATTTGTCATTTGCTATCGCGAGCGCAATGTTATTAAGTTAATCCTAAATCAAATAGTATCTTTTTGATTTTAGGTTTTATTATAGACCTATATTTACCTGATTTTCTTTCAAATAACCGATTTGACCTAATTGGGATGAGATGTGATTTGAATAATTCTTTTAATTCATCTAATATAGATTCTTGACACAAATCTTGATTTAAAAAAAGTTCAACAATTCGATTTTTAAAAAACCATATGATAAATTACTGTTGACTTTATAAGCGTATTTTTTAGTACTTTTTTCATTGATTTCATCTTTTAATTCATTTGCAATCAAAGTTTGCACATTGCTTACAAATAAAGCTGCATAAAAATCTTGTTGTATGGTTTGATTCGAATATCCCGAAAAATGCTCAATTTTCAACTTATTCTTTAATTCATCGTAAAACGTTTCGATTTTCCATCGTTCGGCGTACATTTTTTTAAACAGACTTGAAGGATATTCTTGTGAATCTAATAACGAAGTGATTAGAATTTCAACCTTATTATTGGGTAATTCTACACGAACCAATCGTACTTTAATTGGAGTGTTTTTTGAATAGGGTTTATCAGATAGTTTGGTGTTTTTACCTGGAAAAAAACTTACTGTTTGTAATGCTTTTTTGCTTTCGACAAAATCAATTGCCCTTTGACTAAAAGTAGTTTTTACTCGCATTAAAAAGTTGATATTCTTTTCAATATGTTGGTGTGTAAAATTATAAGAAGGATACCCTCTGTCATAAATAAGTAGATCATTTGAATTGCAATGAAGTAGATGTTCAAGAGCTAGCTCTTTTTCTCCAATTTCGGGAGCAGCGAAAACTCCATCTAATACATATTATTTGTTTAAAACATCAAATAAGACCGAACAGCGAGCTTGTACGATATACGATTCGGTTTGATTTTTAGTAACTCCGTATATCGATTTTAATTCTGCTGTTATTGGCAGGGTAATTCGAGTGCTATCAACAGCTAACAACCGAAAACCTTTCCAAAGTTGTATAGCATCATCATTATCAATGTAGAACTCTGCCAAAAGCAATGCTGATAAGTGTTTGAAAACCTCAGGTCTAATTTTTCTTCTAGCTTGAACAAAGGCACTTTTAGTGAATTTAGGAAAAGCTTGCTGCTTAAAAAATGAAATGAAATTTTCAATTTCAAGAGATAAACTTTTTCTTAGAAGGTTTAACATAAATAGTAAAATGATTGGAAAATGCTGCTTTCGGTTTCTAATGAAATACTTCTCAGACATTCAATTGCGATTTAAACTCTTCTGAAAAAATTTCATTTTTAATTTTTTTGAAGATAAAAGTAGTCGTTTTTTTTCAAAATCCAAGTGATTTATTTGATAATAAAAATACGAAAAACATTACTTGAAAGCAATCAAAACATCACTTGTTTCAGTCTAAAACACTCTTAACTTAATGACATTGGAAGGGGGGATTTTAAATCAGCAACAAAACGGAATTTTTAATGTAGTTGCTCCAAATCCGGTAAGGCAGAATGAGTTTTTAAAGTTGTTGGCAACACAATTAAACAAGCCTTTGTGGTTGCCAAATATACCGTCGGTTTTTATAAAAATTGGTTTAGGTGAACGCTCAGCGTTGGTATTATCAAGCCAGTATGTACAGCCTCAAAAATTGTTGGAACAAAATTATCTGTTTTCTTTTTTAACTTTAGAAGATGCGTTGCGTGATATTTATAAACAGCTTAACCCTTAAACTTCAACGGTAAATGCACCACTTTTTTGGTTTCAAAAAATTCATTGGTAAAAAAGTCGCTTAAATTATATAAGGTAGCTTTTGGGAAATTTTTTAATTCTTCAGATAAATCACCGCCTTTTAAATATAAAATTCCGTTTTCTAAATCGTGAACCGATTGTTTTTTGGTTTTTCCTTTAACCCAAGTAACAAAATCGGGCATATTGGTAACGGCACGGCTTACAATAAAATCGAATTTATCAGTAACCAGTTCGGCTCTTTTTTGTTCAGCCTTTATATTTTTTAGTTGTAAGGAAGTAGCAACTTCGTTTACCACTTTTATTTTTTTAGCAATCACATCAATGGCATAGAAATTAGTTTCGGGAAATAAAATAGCCAACGGAATTGCCGGAAAACCGCCACCTGTACCAACATCCATTACATCGGCATTTGGTTTAAATGCCATAATTTTTGCAATTCCTAACGAATGTAAAATGTGTTTGGTGTATAATTCGTCGATATCTTTTCGCGAAATCACGTTAATTTTAGCATTCCAATCCTGATACAAATCATATAATTGTTCAAACTGACTTTTTTGTACTTCGTTTAAATCCGGAAATTGAACTAAAATTTCTTCCATTATCATTAATTTTTGGCAAAAATACAGTTTATAAATTTAAAAAGAAGTATATTTAGGTTTCAATAAACTTATTTTCGAAATAACATTTAGGTTACATTAAATTTATTTCTTTGTTTCAAAAATATGTCGATATGAAAAAAATAATTACTCTCTTTGTTTTATGGTTTTCGGTTTGTGCGTATTCACAGGAAACATTAAATACAATGTTTTACAATGTGTTTAAATTTCCAAACTCGTTTCCTGTAAATCGGGAGGTTATTTTACGCGATATTTTAGACGATTACAAACCCGATTTGTTTATGATTTGCGAATTGGCGACAGAAAATGCAGCTAATTTAATTCTGAATACATCATTACAAAATCAAACAGATCCGTATGCACGTGCTGTTTTTGTACCCGATCTTTCAAAACCATCGGATCCTTTGCAAACAATGGTTTTTTATAATCAACGTAAACTTACTTTGGTAAATCAGCAAACATTGGCAACGGTGTATCGCGACATTAATCACTATTCTTTTAAGGTAAATGTAGATTCGCAAAATCCTATCTATTTAGAAGTTTTTGTGGCACATTTGAAATCGAGCACTGGGCCTGCAAACCGACAAATGCGTTATGATATGGTGGAAGCTGTAACGCAACAACTACAAAACTTAACACAACCTGATACTTATGTACTTTTTGCAGGCGATTTTAATTTTTACAATTCATCAGAAATCGGTTATCAAAAAATTTTAGATCCAACAAATGCTATTAAATTGATAGATCCCTTAAACGCACCGGGAAGCTGGCACGACAATGCATCGTTCAACTATTTGCACACGCAAAGCACGCGTGTTTCTAATGCTGGATTTGGCGGTGGAGCCAACGCAGGAGCCTCGGGAGGTTTAGACGATCGGTTTGATTTTATAATGATGAGCGAAAATTTTAATACAAGTACTCGTTTTTCTTATGTAAACGGAAGTTACCAAGCGTATGGAAACAACGGAAATTGTTTTGATAAAGATGTGAAAGATGTAAATTGTACAGGTGTTTTTTCACAAACCCTTCGCGATAATCTGTATAATATGAGTGACCATTTACCGGTGGTAATGCAGTTTCAAATTAATGAACCATTGGCGATAAAATCATTTGAAAAAGAGCCTTTAATGTGGTTTGAATCATCGAATATAACGGATAATGAAATAATGATAGGTGTTGATACGTCAAAATTTAATGCACAAAACAACCAACTGTTTGTTTATAATATAATGGGACAATTGATAAAAACGGTTGCGGTAAATAATCAATCGAACATTGTAATTTCGATCCAAAATCTATCAGGTGGAATGTATTTTGTAAAATCAAACGGAAGTGCTACAGTGTTAAAATTCATCAAAAAATAAAAAAAGCTCAAATAAAAGAATGATATTTATGTCTAAGAAAGTCGTTGCTTCGAGTAGCGTAACGGAGTGAAGCGTATCGAGAAGTTTGCTAAAAGAGAAGTTCTCGACAAGCTCGAACGGACGAAGATCTGATACTTTCTATGTGGTGTAAAATATCCATAATCATAAAATAAAAAATGTGCATTTTCTATGTTAAAAAGCCACAAGGTTGTTTTATATTATGTTGCAATATTAGTACCTTTGAGCGTATAAATTTTGAAAATAATGAGTGCACAACATTTGTCAGATAGAATTAATAATTTATCTGTTTCGCAAACCTTGGCAATGGCAGCAAAAGCCCGCGAATTAACAGCATTGGGTAAAGATATTATCAGTTTAAGTTTGGGTGAACCCGATTTTAACACACCCGATTTTATTAAAGAAGCTGCTAAAAAGGCAATTGATGAAAACTGGAGCAAGTATCCACCAGTTGATGGATATTTAGAGTTAAAACAAGCTATTGTAAAGAAATTTCAACGCGATAACGGTTTAAATTATCAGCCTGCAAATATTGTGGTTTCAACCGGTGCTAAGCAATCGCTTTACAATATTGCCCAGGTAATGTTAAATGATGGAGATGAGGTTATTTTACCGGCACCTTATTGGGTAAGTTATTTTGAAATTATTAAAATGGCAGGGGGTATTCCGGTTGAAGTTCCAACAAGTGTTGAGTCTGATTTTAAAATAACACCAGAACAATTAAAAGCTGCTATTACTCCAAAAACCAAAATGATGTGGTTTAGTTCGCCTTGTAATCCATCGGGATCGGTTTACAGTAAAGATGAATTAGCCGCTTTGGTAGAGGTTTTAAAACAACACGAAAACATTTACGTGGTGTCTGACGAAATTTACGAACATATCAATTTTACAGGTGGTTATTGCAGTATCGGATCCATTCCGGGAATGTTTAATCGTACTATTACGGTAAATGGTGTTGCCAAAGCATTTGCAATGACTGGTTGGAGAATTGGATATATAGGTGCACCAGAATTTATTGCTAAAGCGTGTACCAAATTACAAGGGCAGGTTACAAGTGGTGCAAATTCTATCGCGCAACGCGCAACTATTGCAGCTTTAGAAGCCGATCCTTCCGAAATTGGATATATGGTTGAGGCTTTCCACAAACGCAGAGATTTGGTAATGAAATTGGTGAACGACATTCCTAGTTTAAAAGTGAATCAGCCCGAAGGCGCTTTTTACGTTTTCCCAGATGTATCTTACTATTTTGGTAAAACATTAAAAGGAATTTTAATAAATAATGCCGATGATTTAGCACTGTTTTTATTAGAACACGCCAATGTAGCCACAGTAACCGGAGCAGCATTTGGAAACCCAAACTGTTTACGATTATCTTATGCAACCAGCGAAGAAATGATTAGCGAAGCTTTTAGAAGAATAAAAGAAGCTTTAGCAGGATAGTATTAGAAAAAATAGGTTTAATACAGTTGTCGGTATTATTTATTATATCCTTACTTTGTTCTCTATTAAAAAAATGCGTATGAAAAAGTTTTCTTTTTTGTTGTTTTTAGCAACATTAACAGCTTGTCAAACAAAATCGCAAGTGGTTGATTTTAATGAAACATTTGCTTTAGAAAAACCGCATAAAGAGGTTTCGGGCATGGTGTTTCACGAACCCACTGACAAACTCTGGATGTTACAAGACAAAGGAAATCCGGCAGAACTATATGCTTACACTACCAAAGGAACATTTGCTCAAACATTGAAAATCATCAATCAGGAAAATACCGATTGGGAAGATTTATCGCAAGATAAAAACGGTAATTTATATATTGGCAACTTTGGCAATAACGATAATAAACGACAAGATTTACGAATTTTAAAAATAGACGGTACAAAACTAAACGAGTCTGTAACCGAAGTTTCACAAATAACAACGTTTACTTATGAAGATCAAAAAGATTTTCCGCCTAAAAAAAGTAATTTGTTATATGATTGTGAAGCTTTTGTGACCACTGATGATTATTTTTATTTATTTACAAAAAACAGATCAAAAGGGTTTGACGGCACTTTTTACGTTTATAAACTTCCTAATAAACCAGGCAATTTTGTTGCAAAAAAAATAGCTACTTTAAAAACTTGTGAAAATTATAAAAAATGTGCTGTTACAGGTGCTGCCATGAATAAAGCTGAAACTAAAATTGCTTTAAGCACACATGACAACGTTTTTCTGATTGATTTTAAAAACGAAACTTCGTTTACACAAGCAAATATAAAGTCTGTTGCGTTACATCATAATTCACAAAAAGAAGCTCTAACTTTTTTAGACGATGAAACACTGCTGATTGCAGACGAAAAAGAAAAAGGTACTAATGGCGGAAAAGTTTATACATTGGGTTTGCATTAAAATGTAAACCCAATACCAAAACTTACCAAACTGTTTTCTTTACTGGTAAAAATACCGGCGTGTGCGGTAAAAGAATCTAATGCGTTTAACCATAAACCACCGCCATAACTATGATACCACGTATCGTTAGCTGTGTATTTATTCCAAATTCTACCAGTATCGTACCCAGCATAAATACCATAACTTAGTGGAATAATCCCGTTGGTGATGTGTTTCATTTTATAACGAATATCCTGACTGGTAATAAAAGCGGTATGACCAATAAATCTTTGTTGACGGTAGCCTCTTAATCCGTTATTTGAACCAATTGAAGCTGCCTGATAAAAATGATAATCATCTCCAAATATTTTCTCAAACAAATAGGTTGATGACCAAGTAAGCTTTTTATTGTTGCTAATAGGTACAACAAAATTTAGTTTTGTGTTTAAATATTGATGCGATTTGCTAAAATCGTCCATATAATAACGCGTACCAAATAAGGTCATAAAACCCAAACCTACGGTTGGTTCCTGATCATTATCGTAATTTTCAAACTGATATTTTAAGCGGGCACCTAAAAAATGCTTACGCGTGTAAGTATCAAACAAATGCGTTAAAAGCTCTTCGTCAATTAAACGTCCGTTGGTTTTTACAATTTTTGTAGATTCATAAGTTGCTCCAACTAAAAAAGAACTTCCGTTTCGGCCTTTCCATTCGTATGAGGGTTTAAATTCTAACTGTGAAGTACGAACTCTATAATAATTATCTTCAAAAAGTTCGTGATTGTAAGAATCTAAATTATCGCTTCCAAAAAAGTTTTTTGTAAAATTTACCGAAGTTGCCAATGCTTCAATAGCCCAGAAACCGGTGTTAGAATAATCTTTAAAACTACCTTTGTAAGATGTAAAAATACCCGAAGTTGCAAAATTATATTTTAGGCGTAACTGATGTTTTTGCGAATACGGATTTTGATTGAATTTTTTTATGGTGTAAATTCCGTTTATTCCCAGCATTACACCATTGTCGCGGTTATAACCTGCATCGGGTAAAATGGTTAATACATTCAGCGGTGCTTTGCGGTAATCGTATTGGTTTAAATTGTACTGATCACGCAAAACTAAACGAGTGTTTTTCTTGTTTTTAACAGTAATGGGTTTTGAACGATAATCAAAAACTTTTGCAGATGTTTTGCCTGATATATTGTATATATCGTTATTTCTACCGCCGATTAATTTTAAATGAATAGGTGATTTTTCGCCAGTAACCTGCATCTCATCGTCATCATCTAAACCGTAAATCCACAGTTCTTTTGTTGTTTTTGGGAAATAGGTATAAGTCTGAATGAATTCATCGCCCGATTTTTTAGTCCGGAAATAATCTACCGTTATTTTATCTTTAAAAGTATTAACCACAAAGCGGTCTTTTTTATTGGTACCAACAACAATTCCGTACTTAAAAAGTTCTTTATAATATTTAGATGAAAAAGCAACTAATTTAGACCGGCGCTCTTTTAAAATTTCAATAATATCATTGCTATATTGGTTGCGTATTTCTTTTGGAAGACTATTAAAAGCATCTTCAATTACTTTATCGTTTATGCCATTTACAACTTCTTGTGCTGTAGCTTGCCAGTCTTTTAAAGTGGTATTTTGCAGAAAAACTTTATCTAAAGGAAAAGCCGATTTGGTAATCCATCGTGGTTTACCGTA is from Flavobacterium dauae and encodes:
- a CDS encoding RtcB family protein; translation: MKKITGKDLLRIGFEENIILGKTLDFCENYKGSLNKGEVLNSLKNVFEKPSETFETSAFYPLAQQIVALQKEMDSDTIPLETNPKPYAVFGNDYIEEGARKQMETAMKLPVSVAGALMPDAHQGYGLPIGGVLATKNAIIPYGVGVDIGCRMALSIYDMEESFFEENQSKFKRELIAQSNFGAGNGFRGQYRFDHGVLENQLFNENPLLQNLKDKAWAQLGSSGGGNHFVEFGIIEFAERDEQLNIEKGKYVALLTHSGSRGFGATIAGHYTQLAKKVCKLPQEAKNLAYFDLNSTEGQEYWLAMNLAGDYASACHEVIHQKMQKALGVEVLAKVENHHNFAWKEQWNGEEVIVHRKGATPASKDVMGIIPGSMTAPGFLVRGKGEPEAIQSASHGAGRQMSRTQAKKEISKTDFKAILKDHNVTLIGAGLDEAPMAYKDIHQVMEAQKSLIDVVATFTPKMVRMADDGSSED
- a CDS encoding transposase; the encoded protein is MGEKELALEHLLHCNSNDLLIYDRGYPSYNFTHQHIEKNINFLMRVKTTFSQRAIDFVESKKALQTVSFFPGKNTKLSDKPYSKNTPIKVRLVRVELPNNKVEILITSLLDSQEYPSSLFKKMYAERWKIETFYDELKNKLKIEHFSGYSNQTIQQDFYAALFVSNVQTLIANELKDEINEKSTKKYAYKVNSNLSYGFLKIELLNFF
- a CDS encoding DUF1731 domain-containing protein; the encoded protein is MTLEGGILNQQQNGIFNVVAPNPVRQNEFLKLLATQLNKPLWLPNIPSVFIKIGLGERSALVLSSQYVQPQKLLEQNYLFSFLTLEDALRDIYKQLNP
- the rsmG gene encoding 16S rRNA (guanine(527)-N(7))-methyltransferase RsmG codes for the protein MEEILVQFPDLNEVQKSQFEQLYDLYQDWNAKINVISRKDIDELYTKHILHSLGIAKIMAFKPNADVMDVGTGGGFPAIPLAILFPETNFYAIDVIAKKIKVVNEVATSLQLKNIKAEQKRAELVTDKFDFIVSRAVTNMPDFVTWVKGKTKKQSVHDLENGILYLKGGDLSEELKNFPKATLYNLSDFFTNEFFETKKVVHLPLKFKG
- a CDS encoding T9SS type A sorting domain-containing protein — its product is MKKIITLFVLWFSVCAYSQETLNTMFYNVFKFPNSFPVNREVILRDILDDYKPDLFMICELATENAANLILNTSLQNQTDPYARAVFVPDLSKPSDPLQTMVFYNQRKLTLVNQQTLATVYRDINHYSFKVNVDSQNPIYLEVFVAHLKSSTGPANRQMRYDMVEAVTQQLQNLTQPDTYVLFAGDFNFYNSSEIGYQKILDPTNAIKLIDPLNAPGSWHDNASFNYLHTQSTRVSNAGFGGGANAGASGGLDDRFDFIMMSENFNTSTRFSYVNGSYQAYGNNGNCFDKDVKDVNCTGVFSQTLRDNLYNMSDHLPVVMQFQINEPLAIKSFEKEPLMWFESSNITDNEIMIGVDTSKFNAQNNQLFVYNIMGQLIKTVAVNNQSNIVISIQNLSGGMYFVKSNGSATVLKFIKK
- a CDS encoding pyridoxal phosphate-dependent aminotransferase; translation: MSAQHLSDRINNLSVSQTLAMAAKARELTALGKDIISLSLGEPDFNTPDFIKEAAKKAIDENWSKYPPVDGYLELKQAIVKKFQRDNGLNYQPANIVVSTGAKQSLYNIAQVMLNDGDEVILPAPYWVSYFEIIKMAGGIPVEVPTSVESDFKITPEQLKAAITPKTKMMWFSSPCNPSGSVYSKDELAALVEVLKQHENIYVVSDEIYEHINFTGGYCSIGSIPGMFNRTITVNGVAKAFAMTGWRIGYIGAPEFIAKACTKLQGQVTSGANSIAQRATIAALEADPSEIGYMVEAFHKRRDLVMKLVNDIPSLKVNQPEGAFYVFPDVSYYFGKTLKGILINNADDLALFLLEHANVATVTGAAFGNPNCLRLSYATSEEMISEAFRRIKEALAG